A genomic stretch from Bosea sp. F3-2 includes:
- a CDS encoding DUF6460 domain-containing protein, producing the protein MERFLGGSPLSVLVRLIFISLLVGAAMAFLGLSPQSLYEAAARFIRSITGLGFGAVREVGQWIIAGALIVVPLWLLMRLFAARK; encoded by the coding sequence ATGGAACGGTTTCTCGGCGGTTCGCCGCTCAGCGTCCTCGTCCGCCTGATCTTCATCTCGCTTCTGGTCGGGGCGGCGATGGCTTTTCTCGGCCTGTCTCCGCAGAGCCTCTACGAGGCGGCGGCACGCTTCATCCGCTCGATCACCGGGCTCGGCTTCGGCGCGGTGCGCGAGGTCGGGCAGTGGATCATCGCCGGCGCCCTGATCGTCGTGCCGCTCTGGCTGCTGATGCGGCTCTTCGCTGCGCGGAAGTAG
- a CDS encoding helix-turn-helix transcriptional regulator codes for MLSHDQIWGAIDRLAQRYGFTASGLARKAGLDATTFNRSKRVAPDGRERWPSTESIAKILAATGASLDEFMSAVLRREPAPTRTIPLIGFAQAGSGGFFDDGGFPVGTGWEEVAFPGVTDEKAYALEISGDSMLPLYRDGDTIIVSPTATVRRGDRVVVRTVEGEVLAKQLRRQTAKTIELASLNPEHPDRVLNHADIAFMARVIWASQ; via the coding sequence ATGCTGTCACATGATCAGATCTGGGGGGCGATCGATAGGCTCGCCCAGCGCTACGGTTTCACCGCCTCGGGGCTGGCGCGCAAGGCCGGCCTCGACGCCACCACTTTCAACCGCTCCAAGCGCGTGGCGCCGGACGGGCGCGAGCGCTGGCCCTCGACCGAGTCGATCGCCAAGATTCTGGCCGCGACGGGCGCTTCCCTCGACGAATTCATGAGTGCCGTATTGCGGCGGGAGCCAGCGCCGACGCGCACCATTCCGCTGATCGGCTTCGCCCAGGCGGGTTCCGGCGGCTTCTTCGACGATGGCGGCTTTCCGGTCGGCACGGGCTGGGAGGAGGTCGCCTTTCCGGGCGTGACCGACGAGAAGGCCTATGCGCTCGAGATTTCCGGCGATTCGATGCTGCCGCTCTATCGCGACGGCGACACCATCATCGTCTCGCCCACCGCGACGGTCCGGCGCGGAGACCGGGTGGTGGTCAGGACGGTGGAGGGCGAGGTGCTGGCCAAGCAGCTCAGGCGCCAGACCGCGAAGACGATCGAGCTCGCCTCGCTCAACCCCGAACACCCCGATCGGGTGCTGAATCACGCCGATATCGCCTTCATGGCGCGCGTGATCTGGGCGAGCCAGTAG
- a CDS encoding quinone-dependent dihydroorotate dehydrogenase, with translation MIGSLFNLARPLIHRMDAETAHRLAVTALATAPALKPGADDPVLATEAFGLTFPNPVGLAAGFDKNAEAIDGALGLGFGFVEVGGVTPLPQPGNPRPRVFRLIEDEAVINRYGLNSEGMEAVAARLAARRSRGGLVGVNLGANKEAADRAADYATLARRLAPLADFLTINVSSPNTPGLRDLQAEAALDDLVARTLAARDDVAGSGRRTPILVKIAPDLTMPELDGMITVARKRGIDGMIVSNTTVTRPASLRSAAKAETGGLSGKPLFTASTRILAEAFLRVEGQFPLIGVGGVDSAQTAFAKIRAGATLVQFYSAMVFKGPGLAKEVKAGLATQARRAGLTRLTALIGRDAAAIARGEGL, from the coding sequence ATGATCGGCAGCCTGTTCAACCTCGCCCGGCCGCTGATCCACCGCATGGATGCCGAGACGGCGCATCGGCTCGCCGTCACGGCGCTGGCCACGGCCCCCGCGCTGAAGCCCGGAGCGGACGACCCTGTGCTGGCGACGGAAGCCTTTGGCCTTACCTTCCCGAACCCCGTCGGGCTCGCAGCCGGCTTCGACAAGAATGCCGAGGCGATCGATGGCGCGCTGGGCCTGGGCTTCGGCTTCGTCGAGGTCGGCGGGGTGACACCGCTGCCGCAACCCGGCAATCCGCGCCCGCGCGTCTTCCGGCTGATCGAGGACGAGGCCGTCATCAACCGCTATGGCCTCAACAGCGAGGGCATGGAGGCGGTCGCCGCCCGGCTCGCAGCCCGGCGCAGCCGCGGCGGGCTGGTCGGCGTCAATCTCGGCGCCAACAAGGAAGCGGCCGACCGCGCCGCCGACTACGCCACGCTCGCTCGCAGGCTGGCGCCGCTCGCCGATTTCCTGACGATCAACGTCTCCTCGCCGAACACGCCGGGCTTGCGCGACCTCCAGGCCGAGGCCGCACTCGACGACCTCGTGGCGCGCACGCTCGCAGCGCGGGACGACGTTGCAGGCAGCGGCCGGCGCACGCCGATCCTCGTCAAGATCGCGCCGGACCTGACCATGCCCGAGCTCGACGGCATGATCACGGTCGCTCGCAAGCGCGGCATCGACGGGATGATCGTCTCCAACACCACGGTCACGCGCCCGGCGAGCCTGCGCAGCGCCGCCAAGGCCGAGACGGGCGGATTATCCGGCAAGCCGCTCTTCACCGCCTCGACCCGCATCCTGGCGGAAGCCTTCCTGCGCGTCGAAGGACAGTTCCCGCTGATCGGCGTCGGCGGCGTCGACTCGGCCCAGACAGCCTTCGCCAAGATCCGCGCCGGCGCGACGCTGGTGCAGTTCTACTCGGCGATGGTGTTCAAGGGGCCGGGGCTGGCGAAGGAGGTCAAGGCCGGGCTCGCGACCCAGGCCCGGCGCGCCGGCCTCACTCGTCTCACCGCCCTGATCGGACGTGATGCGGCCGCAATCGCCCGCGGCGAGGGGCTTTGA
- a CDS encoding DUF952 domain-containing protein: protein MARPVPVRLPVPLIYKICPAPLWREAEQKGRSDGAPIDLADGYIHFSTAAQLSETAAKHFAGQDGLLLIAVDDSRLGPALRYEPSRGGALFPHLYTALDPKAVRWIAPLPLMTDGAHAIPEDLA from the coding sequence GTGGCCCGACCTGTTCCCGTGAGACTGCCGGTGCCTCTGATCTACAAGATATGCCCCGCCCCGCTCTGGCGTGAAGCGGAGCAGAAAGGCCGCTCCGACGGCGCGCCGATCGATCTCGCGGACGGCTACATCCATTTCTCGACGGCTGCCCAACTCTCGGAAACGGCAGCGAAGCACTTCGCCGGGCAGGACGGGCTCCTGCTCATCGCCGTGGATGATTCGCGCCTCGGCCCGGCCTTGCGTTACGAGCCCTCTCGCGGCGGAGCGCTGTTCCCGCATCTCTACACTGCTCTCGATCCGAAGGCCGTGCGCTGGATAGCGCCGCTGCCACTCATGACCGACGGCGCACACGCCATCCCGGAGGATCTGGCATGA
- a CDS encoding HAMP domain-containing sensor histidine kinase, producing the protein MHQPGLPRNDLSISQPRGLTRLGLSAKLLLVTVLFVMLAEVLIYLPSIANFRRNWLNDRIAAAQVAALVLEGAPEDGLPEGSENRLLMGVGARSIAARVGGARRLLSLDSMPPPEVSRSIDLRNLSWINAIEEAVAVLVSPATMPIRVVGEAVGGADFVEIVIDEAPLRQAMLKFSWSLLLISLLITGLTAIAVYIALNALIIGPIRRLAANVMEFEADPENPQRIIEPTLRADEIGEAERALARMQETLADELRTKKHLAELGLAVSKINHDLRNMLAAAQLMSDQLIETRDAKVRRFAPRLIATLGRAIEFCQATLAYGRAAEATPVLRDVALRQLVTEQAEMLGLPGDGRLRFENRVPAELIAPCDPDQMARVLTNLMRNSVQALTQAGAEADAQPQLAVTAGPVNGSVVLRVIDNGPGVPERARANLFQAFRGSVTPGGTGLGLAVAAELVRLHGGTIELEPSSAGAVFRVCLPLRRSNGH; encoded by the coding sequence ATGCATCAACCCGGCCTACCCAGGAACGATCTGTCGATCAGTCAGCCGCGCGGTCTGACCCGCCTCGGCCTGTCGGCCAAGCTACTGCTCGTCACCGTGCTCTTCGTCATGCTGGCGGAGGTGCTGATCTACCTGCCCTCCATCGCGAATTTTCGGCGCAACTGGCTGAACGATCGGATCGCCGCGGCGCAGGTCGCCGCGCTGGTGCTGGAAGGAGCGCCCGAGGACGGGCTGCCGGAGGGCAGCGAGAACCGGCTGCTGATGGGCGTCGGCGCCCGCTCGATCGCGGCCCGTGTCGGCGGCGCACGCCGTTTGCTCAGCCTCGACTCGATGCCGCCGCCGGAAGTCTCCCGCTCGATCGATCTGCGCAACCTCTCCTGGATCAACGCGATCGAGGAAGCGGTCGCCGTTCTGGTCTCGCCCGCCACCATGCCGATCCGGGTGGTCGGCGAGGCGGTCGGCGGCGCCGACTTCGTCGAGATCGTCATCGACGAGGCGCCGTTGCGCCAGGCGATGCTGAAATTCTCCTGGAGCCTGCTGCTGATCTCGCTGCTGATCACGGGACTGACGGCGATCGCGGTCTATATCGCCCTCAACGCGCTGATCATCGGGCCGATCCGGCGGCTGGCGGCAAACGTCATGGAATTCGAGGCCGATCCGGAGAATCCGCAGCGGATCATCGAGCCGACATTGCGCGCCGACGAGATCGGCGAGGCCGAGCGCGCGCTCGCCCGCATGCAGGAGACGCTCGCCGACGAGCTGCGCACGAAGAAGCACCTCGCCGAGCTCGGCCTTGCCGTCTCCAAGATCAACCACGACCTGCGCAACATGCTGGCGGCCGCACAGCTCATGTCGGACCAGCTCATCGAGACCCGCGACGCCAAGGTCCGCCGCTTCGCGCCGCGGCTGATCGCGACGCTGGGGCGCGCCATCGAATTCTGCCAGGCTACCCTCGCCTATGGCCGCGCGGCGGAGGCGACACCGGTCCTGCGTGATGTCGCCCTGCGGCAGCTCGTCACGGAGCAGGCGGAAATGCTCGGCCTGCCGGGGGATGGGCGGCTGCGCTTCGAGAACCGTGTCCCGGCCGAGTTGATCGCGCCCTGCGACCCCGACCAGATGGCGCGGGTGCTGACCAACCTGATGCGCAATTCGGTCCAGGCGCTGACCCAGGCCGGGGCAGAAGCCGACGCCCAACCCCAATTGGCGGTGACGGCAGGACCGGTGAACGGCTCAGTGGTGCTGCGTGTCATCGACAACGGGCCGGGTGTGCCCGAGCGCGCGCGGGCCAATCTCTTCCAGGCCTTCCGTGGCTCGGTAACGCCGGGCGGCACCGGCCTCGGCCTCGCCGTCGCGGCCGAGCTGGTCCGGTTGCACGGCGGCACGATCGAGCTCGAACCCTCCTCCGCCGGCGCCGTGTTCAGGGTCTGCCTTCCGCTGCGGCGGAGTAACGGGCATTGA